In Candidatus Desulforudis audaxviator MP104C, a genomic segment contains:
- the queA gene encoding tRNA preQ1(34) S-adenosylmethionine ribosyltransferase-isomerase QueA, with the protein MSESNLRTELFNYHLPWELIAQQPATPRDSSRLLVMDRGSREVSETVFSAVVNWLEPGDVLVINDTKVMKARLFGKKPTGGKLEIFLLHPLGDSRWEALLKPYPKGGVLLLGDSVRVQVLEKTARSTFVLQFPTPEAAVEAMGKWGETPLPPYIKEPLADQDRYQTVLAKVHGSSAAPTAALHFTPELLQRVRDKGVQVVNFTLHMGVGSFRPIKTEYVADHNLPLEFYHLPEETVVAVQQAKRQGSRVVACGTDAVRALESAALKEFRPGSGWTDLFITPGYRFQVVDRIITNLHLPCSSHLVLVSAFASREFALQAYAYAVREKFRFLSFGDATLII; encoded by the coding sequence TTGTCAGAAAGCAATCTAAGAACAGAACTGTTTAATTACCACCTTCCTTGGGAATTGATTGCCCAGCAGCCAGCTACACCCAGGGATAGCTCACGTCTGCTCGTTATGGATCGCGGCAGCCGAGAGGTGAGTGAAACTGTTTTTAGCGCGGTGGTAAACTGGCTTGAGCCCGGAGATGTCCTGGTTATTAATGATACCAAAGTAATGAAGGCCAGGCTGTTTGGCAAAAAGCCCACCGGCGGCAAATTGGAGATTTTTCTTCTCCACCCTCTTGGTGACAGCCGGTGGGAAGCACTACTTAAGCCTTACCCCAAAGGAGGGGTTTTGCTCCTTGGCGATAGTGTGAGAGTTCAGGTCCTAGAAAAGACTGCGCGTAGCACCTTTGTCCTGCAATTCCCAACACCTGAAGCGGCCGTGGAGGCTATGGGAAAATGGGGCGAGACGCCCCTGCCTCCCTACATTAAAGAGCCTCTGGCTGACCAGGACCGCTACCAGACTGTCCTGGCCAAAGTACATGGCTCATCCGCAGCCCCGACGGCGGCACTCCACTTCACCCCGGAACTCTTGCAGAGGGTTCGGGATAAAGGAGTGCAGGTTGTTAACTTTACACTGCATATGGGAGTGGGCAGCTTTCGGCCCATTAAAACGGAATACGTGGCCGACCATAATTTACCACTAGAGTTTTACCATTTACCGGAGGAAACGGTGGTAGCAGTCCAGCAGGCTAAACGGCAAGGAAGTAGGGTGGTGGCCTGCGGTACAGATGCTGTACGAGCACTGGAAAGTGCTGCCCTGAAAGAATTCAGACCAGGTTCTGGGTGGACAGACCTGTTTATTACGCCTGGTTACCGGTTCCAGGTGGTGGACCGAATTATCACCAACCTGCACCTTCCGTGCTCGTCGCATCTAGTTCTTGTTTCGGCTTTTGCCTCCCGGGAGTTTGCTCTGCAGGCCTATGCTTATGCTGTCAGGGAAAAATTCCGTTTCCTTAGTTTTGGCGACGCAACCTTAATTATCTAA
- a CDS encoding exopolysaccharide biosynthesis protein: MHKLSQKIADVFSRHSSDGVTLGQLLDTMGKQGAGFLLALLALPLLVPLPPGMGSPVAILLLVWSFQRLLGVGVPWCPEFLRSKRLPAQVVEKLTSRGIPLIQRLERQSSRNGPQMSETAVKAACLVVIIMSMLIILPTPFLNPFFAFVILLLGVSMTSANIRLFAAGIIVGTVTVLLLLSVLFAAASEGENFIKEKDGASRGWTNALRG, encoded by the coding sequence ATGCATAAGCTTTCACAAAAAATTGCCGATGTTTTTTCCCGGCACTCTAGTGACGGGGTGACGCTGGGGCAGTTGCTGGACACGATGGGCAAACAGGGAGCGGGTTTTCTACTGGCCCTATTGGCTTTGCCGTTGCTGGTACCGTTGCCGCCGGGCATGGGTTCACCTGTTGCTATCCTACTGCTTGTGTGGTCTTTCCAGCGCCTGCTTGGTGTAGGCGTGCCCTGGTGTCCTGAATTTTTGCGAAGCAAGCGCCTGCCAGCCCAAGTAGTAGAGAAGCTAACGAGCAGGGGGATACCCCTCATCCAACGGCTTGAAAGGCAAAGTAGCAGAAACGGGCCACAGATGAGCGAAACAGCAGTGAAAGCAGCCTGTCTTGTCGTCATCATAATGTCCATGTTAATTATTTTACCGACACCTTTCTTAAACCCGTTCTTTGCTTTTGTTATTCTGCTTCTTGGCGTCAGCATGACTAGCGCTAACATCAGGCTTTTCGCTGCTGGAATTATTGTAGGGACGGTGACTGTCTTGTTGCTGTTGTCGGTCTTGTTTGCCGCCGCTTCGGAGGGGGAAAACTTCATTAAAGAAAAGGATGGAGCTTCCCGGGGGTGGACAAATGCGCTGCGAGGGTGA
- a CDS encoding alpha-hydroxy-acid oxidizing protein, which yields MDGLPEKMTELPFILKGMMTAREAEMAVEIGAAGIVVSNHDHVHTNGR from the coding sequence ATGGACGGGTTGCCGGAGAAAATGACGGAACTGCCTTTCATCCTTAAAGGGATGATGACTGCCCGGGAGGCGGAAATGGCGGTGGAAATCGGTGCGGCAGGTATTGTCGTGTCTAATCACGACCACGTTCACACGAACGGAAGGTAG
- a CDS encoding DUF1670 domain-containing protein, translating into MLCDYIFQLLLFTIGQMVVEEWGLRPAQAQGMVELVARTYTRCCPRLEDLKPGQLVWLALDTRKDRRTDPRLFQPVVLTLLTLEEQESSLDSRTELKRLKVRQIERLTTEAWRQDGVLTSIDLEWILGIPPALIRELLEAYQERFGVLLPTAGTVLDMGRTLTHKTIVVKMALSGLTTQEIAWRIYHTPEAVDNYLKLFDQVLLLRYYRVPFSAMLRATGHSKKLLEEHLALVEKHFPDEEALETYLGKRGITLEKSG; encoded by the coding sequence TTGCTTTGTGATTACATATTTCAACTCCTTCTTTTCACCATCGGTCAAATGGTGGTTGAGGAGTGGGGACTCCGGCCCGCCCAGGCCCAGGGGATGGTGGAGCTCGTGGCCAGGACCTACACCCGGTGCTGCCCCCGTTTGGAGGACCTTAAGCCTGGGCAGTTGGTCTGGCTGGCTCTGGACACCCGGAAGGACCGGCGCACCGACCCCAGGCTCTTTCAGCCGGTGGTGCTGACCCTGCTGACCCTGGAGGAGCAGGAGTCCTCCCTGGACAGCCGGACCGAGCTGAAGCGGCTCAAAGTGCGCCAGATCGAGAGGCTTACCACCGAGGCCTGGCGCCAGGACGGGGTGCTGACCAGCATCGACTTGGAGTGGATCCTGGGCATCCCGCCTGCCCTCATCCGGGAACTCCTGGAGGCCTACCAGGAACGCTTCGGCGTCCTCCTGCCCACAGCGGGAACGGTACTGGACATGGGCCGGACCCTGACCCACAAGACCATCGTGGTGAAAATGGCCCTCTCCGGGCTGACCACCCAGGAGATCGCCTGGAGGATCTACCACACGCCGGAGGCAGTGGACAACTACCTGAAGCTCTTCGACCAGGTGCTACTCCTGCGCTACTACCGGGTACCGTTTTCGGCTATGCTCCGGGCCACCGGCCACAGCAAGAAGCTCCTGGAGGAGCACCTGGCTCTGGTCGAAAAGCATTTCCCCGACGAGGAGGCCCTGGAGACTTATCTCGGGAAGCGCGGTATTACGTTGGAAAAGAGTGGTTAG